A genomic window from Chelonoidis abingdonii isolate Lonesome George chromosome 26, CheloAbing_2.0, whole genome shotgun sequence includes:
- the RGL3 gene encoding ral guanine nucleotide dissociation stimulator-like 3, whose translation MAWSVLPPQEPLQQWGEEVEDGAIYSVTLHRVRAEPAANGGPCPLAGVGPPCPFVQYRTCKLRRLRAGTLPQLVRGLVAASAESDPGYLPSFLATYRAFATPGRVLELLLPLGPDRAVLQVLELWLRDHPEDFREPPQHLSLRQLHGYLRQAAPGSEGCAWAEGLLQSFQEEPGDEQAEPESKILWATAPASACPLATAPTSACPLATTPASACPLPLPVPWLQPPPLPVPCLRLSPGYSPCLCLSPGYRWAHNLNKRRKATGLAAIEPSDPCPITRRQTQLSANASVVAPPPREFQAR comes from the exons ATGGCCTGGTCTGTTCTCCCCCCACAGGAGCCCCTCCAGCAGTGGGGTGAAGAGGTGGAAGACGGAGCCATCTACAGCGTCACCCTGCATCGGGTGAGGGCGGAGCCTGCGGCCAACGGGGGACCCTGCCCGCTG gcCGGAGTTGGCCCCCCCTGCCCCTTCGTGCAGTACCGCACCTGCAAGCTGCGCCGGCTGCGCGctgggaccctgccccagctggtgaGAGGCCTGGTCGCGGCCAGTGCAGAGAGCGACCCTGGCTACCTCCCCAGCTTCCTGGCCACCTACCGTGCATTCGCCACCCCTGGCCGCGTGCTGGAGCTCCTGCTGCCGCTGGGCCCCgacag ggctgtgctgcaggtgctggagctctggctgcgTGATCACCCTGAGGATTTCCGGgagcccccccagcacctcagcctGCGCCAGCTCCACGGCTACCTGCGCCAGGCAGCCCCGGGCTCGGAGGGGTGTGCGTGGGCCGAAGGGCTACTGCAGAGCTTTCAGGAGGAGCCGGGAGATGAACAGGCAGAGCCTGAGAGTAAGATACTCTGGGCTACAgcccctgcctctgcctgtcccctggctacagcCCCCACCTCCGCCTGTCCCCTGGCCACAACCCCCGCCTCcgcctgtcccctgcctctgcctgtcccctggctacagcccccgcctctgcctgtcccctgccTCCGCCTGTCTCCTGGCTACAgcccctgcctctgcctgtcccctggctaca GGTGGGCTCATAACTTGAACAAGAGGCGGAAAg ctacCGGTCTCGCGGCCATTGAGCCCAGCGATCCTTGCCCAATCACCCGCCGTCAAACGCAGCTCTCAGCAAACGCTTCAGTCGTGGCACCGCCCCCCAGGGAGTTCCAGGCCCGCTAg
- the ODAD3 gene encoding outer dynein arm-docking complex subunit 3, translating into MRELKLTELKKQAEERRAQNERAERRALRERLPLQTEELLSDAQRGKGTSLRAKQLLGTAAVVEETFEKIKVATGVTKARDVVRRFLAQADTFQQLEQLTRQNEEALVRLREEEEALQAELQGLTYSGEARVMGAQRLLEELWAHLRQEEMQRDAAKRQLDKVTRVLLVAKAGVEHLASKVQHIWLESGRFAGAPPDKAAGDYVLELLAETEEKLLQVLAELSDHDQRELLQKITKEEFHANLEGRLPSANVRVKLPVAQKQDMYYGECGREPGDEANVEQRAALKPPVQRPR; encoded by the exons ATGCGGGAGCTGAAGCTGACGGAGCTGAAGAAGCAGGCAGAAGAGAGGAGGGCACAGAATGAGCGGGCGGAGAGACGG GCGCTGCGGGAGCGCCTGCCCCTGCAGACGGAGGAACTGCTGAGCGACGCCCAGCGTGGCAAGGGCACCAGCCTCCGCGCCAAGCAGCTGCTGGGTACGGCGGCGGTGGTGGAGGAGACCTTCGAGAAGATCAAAGTAGCCACCGGTGTTACCAAGGCCAGG GATGTGGTGAGACGGTTTCTGGCCCAAGCAGACACtttccagcagctggagcagctgacGAGGCAGAACGAGGAGGCCCTGGTGCGGCTGCGGGAGGAGGAAGAGGCGCTGCAGGCCGAGCTGCAGGGCCTCACCTACTCGGGGGAGGCCCGAGTGATGGG ggcccagcgcctgctggaggagctgtgggCTCACCTGCGCCAGGAGGAGATGCAGCGCGACGCGGCCAAGCGGCAGCTGGACAAGGTGACGCGGGTGCTGCTGGTGGCCAAGGCGGGCGTGGAGCACCTAGCCAGCAAAGTGCAGCACATCTGGCTG GAAAGTGGGCGCTTTGCTGGGGCCCCACCGGACAAGGCTGCCGGCGACTACGTGCTGGAGCTGCTGGCGGAGACAGAGGAGAAGCTGCTCCAGGTGCTGGCCGAGCTGAGCGACCACGAccagagggagctgctgcagaaAATCACCAAGGAGGAG TTCCACGCTAACCTGGAGGGGCGTCTGCCCAGCGCCAACGTCCGGGTGAAGCTGCCCGTCGCCCAGAAGCAGGACATGTATTACGGTgagtgtgg acGAGAACCAGGCGACGAGGCGAACGTGGAGCAACGGGCCGCGCTCAAGCCGCCAGTCCAGCGCCCTCGTTAG